Proteins encoded within one genomic window of Streptomyces kaniharaensis:
- the argH gene encoding argininosuccinate lyase — protein MTADQNADVRLWGARFADGPSEALAKLSASVHFDWRLAPCDIAGSKAHARVLHQAGLLTGDELAAMLAGLDQLLADVKAGTFTGTVADEDVHTALERGLLERLGAELGGKLRAGRSRNDQIATLFRMYLRDHAKIIGGLVLDLQHALVGLAEAHPDTAMPGRTHLQHAQPVLFAHHVLAHVQALGRDAERLRQWDARTAVSPYGSGALAGSSLGLDPQAVAADLGFEGGSVGNSIDGTASRDFVAEFAFVTAMIGINLSRIAEEVIIWNTKEFGFITLHDAFSTGSSIMPQKKNPDIAELARGKSGRLIGNLTGLLATLKALPLAYNRDLQEDKEPVFDSCDTLEVLLPAFTGMMATLTVHRERLEELAPAGFSLATDIAEWLVKQGVPFRVAHEVAGACVKVCEAQGIELSDLTDEQFAAISGHLTPEVRSVLSVHGAIAARSGRGGTAPSAVAVQLAEVKADLARQQEWVQG, from the coding sequence ATGACCGCCGACCAGAACGCCGACGTCCGACTCTGGGGCGCGCGCTTCGCCGACGGCCCGTCGGAGGCCCTGGCCAAGCTCTCCGCCTCGGTCCACTTCGACTGGCGCCTCGCGCCCTGCGACATCGCCGGCTCCAAGGCCCATGCCCGGGTCCTGCACCAGGCCGGCCTGCTCACCGGTGACGAACTCGCCGCCATGCTGGCCGGACTCGACCAGCTGCTCGCGGACGTCAAGGCCGGCACCTTCACCGGCACCGTCGCCGACGAGGACGTCCACACCGCGCTGGAGCGCGGCCTGCTGGAGCGGCTCGGCGCCGAACTCGGCGGCAAGCTGCGGGCCGGCCGCTCGCGCAACGACCAGATCGCCACGCTCTTCCGGATGTACCTGCGGGACCACGCGAAGATCATCGGCGGGCTGGTCCTCGACCTCCAGCACGCCCTGGTCGGCCTGGCCGAGGCGCACCCCGACACCGCGATGCCGGGCCGCACCCACCTCCAGCACGCCCAGCCCGTCCTCTTCGCCCACCACGTCCTCGCGCACGTGCAGGCCCTCGGCCGGGACGCCGAGCGGCTGCGCCAGTGGGACGCCCGCACGGCCGTCTCGCCGTACGGCTCCGGGGCGCTGGCCGGCTCCTCGCTCGGCCTCGACCCGCAGGCCGTCGCCGCCGACCTCGGCTTCGAGGGCGGCTCGGTCGGCAACTCCATCGACGGCACGGCCTCGCGCGACTTCGTCGCCGAGTTCGCGTTCGTGACCGCGATGATCGGCATCAACCTCTCCCGGATCGCGGAGGAGGTGATCATCTGGAACACCAAGGAGTTCGGCTTCATCACGCTGCACGACGCCTTCTCCACCGGTTCCTCGATCATGCCGCAGAAGAAGAACCCGGACATCGCCGAGCTCGCCCGCGGCAAGTCCGGCCGGCTGATCGGCAACCTGACCGGCCTGCTGGCCACCCTCAAGGCGCTGCCGCTCGCGTACAACCGGGACCTCCAGGAGGACAAGGAGCCGGTCTTCGACTCCTGCGACACGCTGGAGGTGCTGCTGCCCGCGTTCACCGGGATGATGGCCACCCTCACCGTGCACCGGGAGCGGCTGGAGGAGCTGGCCCCGGCCGGCTTCTCGCTCGCCACCGACATCGCCGAGTGGCTGGTCAAGCAGGGCGTGCCGTTCCGGGTCGCGCACGAGGTGGCCGGCGCCTGCGTCAAGGTCTGCGAGGCGCAGGGCATCGAGCTGTCGGACCTGACGGACGAGCAGTTCGCCGCCATCTCCGGGCACCTGACGCCCGAGGTGCGGTCGGTGCTCAGCGTGCACGGCGCCATCGCCGCCCGCAGCGGGCGCGGCGGCACGGCCCCGTCCGCGGTGGCCGTGCAACTCGCCGAGGTGAAGGCCGACCTGGCGCGCCAGCAGGAGTGGGTCCAGGGCTGA
- a CDS encoding sigma-70 RNA polymerase sigma factor region 4 domain-containing protein, with product MCTGLPTSPSAEDEFLAERRRRLVRNAVAALPGRCPQLIAALAEDPPPTYQEISERLGMPRGSIGPTRSRCLACLRALLHAERYP from the coding sequence GTGTGTACCGGCCTTCCGACCTCCCCATCCGCCGAGGACGAGTTCCTCGCCGAGCGGCGCCGCCGTCTGGTCCGCAACGCGGTGGCCGCCCTGCCCGGCCGCTGCCCCCAGTTGATCGCCGCCCTCGCGGAGGACCCGCCGCCGACGTACCAGGAGATCTCCGAACGCCTCGGCATGCCCCGCGGCTCCATCGGCCCCACCCGCTCCCGCTGCCTCGCCTGCCTCCGCGCCCTCCTCCACGCCGAGCGGTACCCGTGA
- a CDS encoding GNAT family N-acetyltransferase, giving the protein MGMSVIISAADAEDAEQILKLQYLGYQAEAELYGDWSIDPLTQSLESLRAELAEQRFLVARLGDEVVGTVRGRVDGDGIGRIGRLVVHPRMQRHGLGGRLLDALERRLVEDGRPLTAYRLFTGHRSLGNLRLYARQGYRQAGVEQVTSRLSVVHLEKPVSSPFAATA; this is encoded by the coding sequence ATGGGCATGAGCGTGATCATCTCGGCGGCGGACGCCGAGGACGCGGAGCAGATCCTCAAGCTCCAGTACCTCGGCTACCAGGCCGAGGCGGAGCTGTACGGCGACTGGTCGATCGACCCCTTGACGCAGAGTCTGGAGAGCCTGCGCGCCGAACTGGCCGAGCAGCGCTTCCTGGTCGCGCGGCTCGGCGACGAGGTGGTCGGCACCGTTCGCGGCCGCGTCGACGGCGACGGCATCGGCCGGATAGGGCGCCTCGTGGTCCACCCCCGGATGCAGCGGCATGGCCTGGGCGGCCGGCTGCTGGACGCGCTGGAGCGCCGCCTGGTCGAGGACGGCCGCCCGCTGACCGCCTACCGCCTGTTCACCGGCCACCGCAGCCTGGGCAACCTGCGCCTGTACGCCCGCCAGGGGTACCGCCAGGCCGGGGTCGAGCAGGTCACCAGTCGGCTGAGCGTCGTGCATCTGGAGAAGCCCGTCTCGTCGCCGTTCGCCGCGACCGCCTGA
- a CDS encoding MetQ/NlpA family ABC transporter substrate-binding protein: MRNALKFTSVLATVGLALSLAACSSSGSSSSDPNAPLTVVASPTPHGQILKFVKDNLADKAGLKLDIKEVTDYVTPNTAVQDGSADANYFQHVPYLEDFNKKHGTDLVPVEPVHLEPLGVYSKKVKAITDLPDGATIGLPNDATNEGRALKLLADNKIITLKDGVTTTATPADVTGNPKNLKWKELEAAQLPRSVADLDAAVINGNYALDSGLHPATDALVLEKADGNPYANILAVKKGKENDPRVRKLAELLHSDEVKKYVDDTFKGSVIPAF; the protein is encoded by the coding sequence GTGCGCAACGCCCTGAAGTTCACCAGCGTCCTCGCCACTGTCGGCCTCGCCCTCTCGCTGGCCGCGTGCAGCAGCTCGGGCTCCTCCTCCTCGGACCCGAACGCCCCGCTGACCGTCGTCGCCAGCCCCACCCCGCACGGGCAGATCCTCAAGTTCGTCAAGGACAACCTCGCGGACAAGGCCGGCCTCAAGCTCGACATCAAGGAGGTCACCGACTACGTGACCCCCAACACGGCGGTGCAGGACGGCTCGGCCGACGCCAACTACTTCCAGCACGTCCCGTACCTGGAGGACTTCAACAAGAAGCACGGCACCGACCTCGTCCCGGTCGAGCCCGTGCACCTGGAGCCGCTGGGCGTCTACTCCAAGAAGGTCAAGGCGATCACCGACCTGCCGGACGGCGCCACCATAGGCCTGCCGAACGACGCCACCAACGAGGGCCGCGCCCTCAAGCTGCTGGCCGACAACAAGATCATCACGCTGAAGGACGGCGTCACCACCACCGCCACCCCGGCCGACGTGACCGGCAACCCGAAGAACCTCAAGTGGAAGGAGCTGGAGGCCGCCCAGCTGCCCCGCTCGGTCGCCGACCTCGACGCCGCCGTCATCAACGGCAACTACGCGCTCGACTCCGGTCTGCACCCGGCCACCGACGCGCTCGTGCTGGAGAAGGCCGACGGCAACCCGTACGCCAACATCCTCGCCGTCAAGAAGGGCAAGGAGAACGACCCGCGGGTCCGGAAGCTGGCCGAGCTGCTCCACTCCGACGAGGTCAAGAAGTACGTCGACGACACCTTCAAGGGCTCCGTCATCCCGGCGTTCTGA
- a CDS encoding methionine ABC transporter ATP-binding protein — translation MITTTDLTKVYRSRGREVTALAGVDLHVRPGEVYGVVGTSGAGKSSLIRCVNMLERPTSGTVTVDGVELTALSGGENRAGRELREARRRIGMVFQHFNLLSSRTVQQNVELPLEIIGLDRTERRRKAAELLDLVGLAALARSYPNQLSGGQKQRVGIARALAGDPKVLLSDEATSALDPETTRSILRLLRDLNQQLGLTVLLITHEMDVIKSVCDSAALMRGGRVVESGELTDLLARPGSELARELFPLSEFGTGHAGSTVLEITFQGDTSAQPFVSQLARTYQIDINILGAAVETIAGRMVGRMRVELSGGHQDNVVPIGYLREQGLQVDVLGAADGAVA, via the coding sequence GTGATCACCACCACGGACCTCACGAAGGTCTACCGCTCCCGTGGCCGCGAGGTGACCGCCCTCGCCGGCGTCGACCTGCACGTCCGACCGGGTGAGGTCTACGGAGTCGTCGGCACCAGCGGCGCCGGCAAGTCCAGCCTCATCCGCTGCGTGAACATGCTGGAGCGCCCGACCTCCGGCACCGTCACCGTGGACGGGGTCGAGCTGACCGCGCTGTCCGGCGGCGAGAATCGCGCCGGCCGGGAACTGCGCGAGGCGCGGCGCCGGATCGGCATGGTCTTCCAGCACTTCAACCTGCTCTCGTCGCGCACGGTGCAGCAGAACGTCGAACTCCCGCTGGAGATCATCGGCCTGGACCGCACCGAGCGCCGCCGCAAGGCCGCCGAACTGCTCGACCTGGTCGGTCTCGCCGCCTTGGCCCGCAGCTACCCCAACCAGCTCTCCGGCGGCCAGAAGCAGCGCGTCGGCATCGCCCGCGCGCTGGCCGGCGACCCGAAGGTGCTGCTCTCGGACGAGGCCACCTCGGCGCTCGACCCGGAGACCACGCGCTCGATCCTCAGGCTGCTGCGCGACCTCAACCAGCAGCTCGGCCTGACCGTCCTGTTGATCACCCACGAGATGGACGTCATCAAGTCCGTCTGCGACTCCGCCGCCCTGATGCGCGGCGGCCGGGTGGTCGAGTCCGGCGAGCTGACCGACCTGCTCGCCAGGCCCGGCTCGGAGCTGGCCCGCGAGCTGTTCCCGCTGAGCGAGTTCGGCACCGGCCACGCCGGTTCGACCGTGCTGGAGATCACGTTCCAGGGCGACACCTCGGCCCAGCCGTTCGTCTCGCAGCTCGCCCGCACCTACCAGATCGACATCAACATCCTGGGCGCCGCGGTGGAGACCATCGCCGGCCGGATGGTCGGCCGGATGCGGGTCGAGCTGTCCGGCGGCCACCAGGACAACGTGGTGCCGATCGGCTACCTGCGCGAGCAGGGCCTGCAGGTGGACGTACTGGGCGCGGCGGACGGAGCGGTGGCATGA
- a CDS encoding arginine repressor, whose amino-acid sequence MTASNSGQSAAGPTPQVPQTRTARHRRIVDLLTRQPVRSQSQLAKLLADDGLVVTQATLSRDLDELGAVKIRNRDGALIYAVPAEGGDRTPRAPMGESASEGRMARLAGELMVSATASGNLVVLRTPPGAAQFLASAIDQAEVFEIIGTIAGDDTVLLISRDPAGGQALADHLMQLAQAKAQ is encoded by the coding sequence ATGACCGCTTCCAACTCCGGCCAGTCGGCCGCCGGCCCGACGCCGCAGGTGCCGCAGACCCGCACGGCGCGCCACCGGCGGATCGTGGACCTGCTCACCCGCCAGCCCGTGCGCTCGCAGAGCCAGCTCGCCAAGCTGCTCGCCGACGACGGACTCGTGGTCACCCAGGCCACCCTCTCCCGGGACCTGGACGAGCTGGGCGCGGTCAAGATCCGCAACCGGGACGGCGCGCTGATCTACGCCGTCCCGGCCGAGGGCGGCGACCGCACGCCGCGCGCGCCGATGGGGGAGTCGGCCAGCGAGGGCCGGATGGCCCGGCTGGCCGGTGAGCTCATGGTCTCCGCCACCGCCTCCGGCAACCTCGTCGTGCTGCGCACCCCGCCCGGGGCCGCGCAGTTCCTCGCCTCCGCGATCGACCAGGCCGAGGTGTTCGAGATCATCGGCACCATCGCGGGCGACGACACCGTCCTGCTGATCAGCCGCGACCCGGCCGGCGGGCAGGCGCTCGCCGACCACCTCATGCAGCTCGCCCAGGCCAAGGCGCAGTAG
- a CDS encoding methionine ABC transporter permease, protein MTWDQMQALMWPATQETFQMVGVAAAFTALLGLPLGVLLVLTDQGGLLANRAVNKAIGFVVNIARSVPFIILMIALISFTRWLVGTSIGWQAATVPLTIGAIPFFARLVETSVREVDRGLIEAVQAMGGSSWTIVRKTLLPEALPGLAASVTTTVITLIGYSAMAGTVGGGGLGTLAVNYGYQRFETAFMWVIVAELVIIVTAVQLLGDLAVRRLADRGRTGGRTRLLRPRPAATTDENLVAS, encoded by the coding sequence ATGACCTGGGATCAGATGCAGGCCCTGATGTGGCCGGCCACGCAGGAGACCTTCCAGATGGTCGGTGTGGCCGCGGCCTTCACCGCGTTGCTCGGCCTGCCGCTGGGCGTCCTGCTGGTGCTGACCGACCAGGGTGGCCTGCTGGCCAACCGGGCCGTCAACAAGGCCATCGGCTTCGTGGTGAACATCGCCCGCTCGGTGCCGTTCATCATCCTGATGATCGCGCTGATCTCCTTCACGCGGTGGCTGGTCGGCACCTCCATCGGCTGGCAGGCGGCGACCGTGCCGCTCACCATCGGCGCCATCCCGTTCTTCGCGCGCCTGGTCGAGACCTCCGTCCGCGAGGTCGACCGCGGCCTGATCGAGGCGGTCCAGGCGATGGGCGGCAGCAGCTGGACGATCGTCCGCAAGACCCTGCTGCCCGAGGCGCTGCCGGGCCTGGCCGCCTCGGTGACCACCACGGTCATCACGCTGATCGGCTACTCCGCGATGGCCGGCACCGTCGGCGGCGGCGGCCTCGGCACCCTCGCCGTCAACTACGGCTACCAGCGCTTCGAGACCGCGTTCATGTGGGTCATCGTCGCAGAGCTGGTGATCATCGTCACCGCCGTCCAGCTGCTCGGCGACCTCGCCGTCCGCCGCCTCGCCGACCGCGGCCGCACCGGCGGCCGGACCCGCCTGCTCCGCCCGCGCCCCGCCGCCACCACCGACGAGAACCTCGTCGCCTCCTAG
- a CDS encoding acetylornithine transaminase, with the protein MTHNEQLTDRWQHTFTDNYGTPRIPLVRGEGVKLWDADGREYTDLLGGIAVNALGTAHPAVVEAVSRQIATLGHVSNLFMAEPTIALAERLLKLDGRAGGRVFFCNSGAEANEAAFKISRRTGRTHLVALQGAFHGRTMGALALTGQPAKQDPFRPLPGDVTHVPFGDVEALRAAVTTDTAAVFLEPIQGENGAVPLPDGYLTAAREITRATGTLLVLDEIQTGIGRTGHWYAHQATEGVEPDVVTLAKALGGGLPMGAVLAFGQAAELLTPGQHGTTFGGNPVAAAAGLAVLDTIESEGLLEHVRKIGERLRHGVEAIGDPLVSHVRGAGLLLGIVLTEPVSARIQAVAQDAGFLVNAAVPDAVRLAPPLVLTEQEADAFLAALPGILRTVRESAPGDAS; encoded by the coding sequence ATGACGCACAACGAGCAGCTCACCGATCGGTGGCAGCACACGTTCACCGACAACTACGGCACCCCGCGGATCCCGCTGGTCCGCGGCGAGGGCGTGAAGCTGTGGGACGCCGACGGCAGGGAGTACACCGACCTGCTCGGCGGCATCGCCGTCAACGCCCTCGGCACCGCCCACCCGGCCGTCGTCGAGGCCGTGAGCCGGCAGATCGCCACCCTCGGCCACGTCTCCAACCTCTTCATGGCCGAGCCGACCATCGCCCTCGCCGAGCGACTGCTGAAGCTGGACGGCCGGGCGGGCGGCCGGGTGTTCTTCTGCAACTCCGGCGCCGAGGCCAACGAGGCCGCGTTCAAGATCAGCCGGCGGACCGGCCGCACCCACCTGGTCGCCCTCCAGGGCGCCTTCCACGGCCGGACGATGGGCGCCCTCGCCCTCACCGGCCAGCCCGCCAAGCAGGACCCCTTCCGCCCGCTGCCCGGCGACGTCACCCACGTCCCCTTCGGCGACGTCGAGGCGCTGCGCGCGGCCGTCACCACCGACACCGCGGCCGTCTTCCTGGAGCCGATCCAGGGCGAGAACGGCGCCGTCCCGCTGCCCGACGGGTACCTGACGGCGGCCCGCGAGATCACCCGGGCGACGGGGACCCTGCTGGTGCTGGACGAGATCCAGACCGGCATCGGCCGCACCGGCCACTGGTACGCCCACCAGGCCACCGAAGGCGTCGAGCCGGACGTCGTCACCCTCGCCAAGGCCCTCGGCGGCGGCCTGCCGATGGGCGCGGTGCTCGCCTTCGGGCAGGCCGCCGAACTGCTCACCCCGGGCCAGCACGGCACCACCTTCGGCGGCAACCCGGTGGCCGCGGCGGCCGGGCTCGCGGTGCTCGACACCATCGAGTCCGAGGGCCTGCTGGAGCACGTGCGCAAGATCGGCGAGCGGCTGCGGCACGGCGTCGAGGCGATCGGCGACCCGCTGGTCTCGCACGTGCGTGGCGCCGGGCTGCTGCTCGGCATCGTGCTCACCGAGCCCGTCTCGGCCAGGATCCAGGCCGTCGCGCAGGACGCCGGCTTCCTGGTCAACGCCGCCGTCCCGGACGCGGTCCGGCTCGCCCCGCCGCTCGTGCTGACCGAGCAGGAGGCGGACGCCTTCCTCGCCGCGCTGCCGGGCATCCTCCGGACGGTGCGCGAGAGCGCCCCGGGCGATGCGAGCTGA